The Thermosynechococcus sp. CL-1 genomic interval ACTAGCGGCTGAAATTATCCGTGCCCGCGAGCAAAAGCCCTTTCAATCCTTGGCCGATCTAGATGCCGTCCCCGGTGTCGGGCCGAAGCTCCTCGAACGCTTGCGCGATCGCGTGACGTGGTAATGTCCTCGCAAGCCACACCTAATAGGTTACAAGGGTGGTAATTGGCACATTGGGAAGTTTGTGCCGTCCTCCCAAGTCCGTCAGCTCAACAATAAAGGCAAAGCCATGGAGTTCAGCTTGTGCTTTTTGGATCAGACCCGCCGCCGCTGCTGCTGTGCCCCCTGTGGCAATCAAGTCATCGACAATTAACACCCGCCGCCCTGGTTCAATGGCATCTTGGTGCATCTCGAGGCGATCGCGCCCATACTCTAGCTCATACTCCACAGCATAGACCGGCGCGCAGAGTTTACCCGGTTTGCGCAAAGGGATAAAGCCGGCTCCCAAGCGATAGGCCAAGGGAGCGCCAAAAATAAATCCCCGTGACTCGATGCCAGCCACATAGTCAATGCCATCGTTGGCGTGTTTTTCCACCAATTGGTCAATGACGTAGCGCAGCCCCGCCTGATTTTGCAGCAGCGTTGTTAAATCCCGAAACAAAATGCCTGGCTTAGGGAAGTCTGGGACATCGCGAATCAGGGATTTGAGATCCATAGGTAGTTAGGTTCCAATCAGTTCAGAAGCATCCTATCTTAGATCCTGTCTAACGCCAAAAGTAGTGGGCAATAAAGATAACCGCCAATCCCCAGAGAGCAGGATGCACTTCTCTCCCTTTGCCTGCCGCCCATTTCACGATTGGATAGCTAATAAATCCCACCGCTAGCCCCTCACTGATGGAGTAGCTCAAGGGCATCACCAACACCACTAAAAAAGCAGGAATCGCTTCCGTGAGATCAGACCAAGGAATGTCTGGGAGCGATCGCGCCATAAAGACACCGACCAGCACCAAGGCCGGTGCCGTCGCAAAACTGGGAATGGCGGTCGTAATCGGCAAAAACAGCAGTGAGAGCAAAAACAAGCCCCCCACCATCAGCGCCGTTAGCCCCGTCCGTCCCCCCACGGCAATGCCTGCTGCCGATTCAATATAGGTGGTCACTGTGGAAGTGCCAAAGAGGGCGCCAACAATTGTCCCCACTGCATCCGCCATAAAGGCTCCCAAAGCGCGGGGGAAATGTCCCTGCTGATTGAGAAACCCCGCCTGTACCCCCACCGCAGAGAGCGTGCCCACGGTGTCAAACATATCGGTAAAAAGCAGTACCAAGGTGACCAAGAGAAAAGACCCCAACTGCTGCGGTTGTAATTGTCCAAAACCCACTAAGGCTTGACCAAAGAGATGGGACGGCCATTGCGGCCATTGGATCAAACCTGTCGGCCAAGGGGTAGCTCCCACTAGCCATGCAGCCAAGGCAGTCATCATCACTCCCCAAAAAATCGCGCCCCGCACCCCCTTAGCACAGAGAAACGCCGTCAAAAGAATCCCAAGGGCAGCGAGGATGGGTGGCCATGTGTCAAAGGTGGTGAGTTTTGTTTTCGTGGCGGCATCAGCAATGATAATTCCCGCATTGCTAAGGCCAATGTAGGCGATAAATAGCCCCACCCCGGCAGCGATCGCCACCTTCAAGGACATGGGAATCATATTTACAATCAGCGATCGCACCCCCGTTAGGGTCAGCAGCACAAACACAATGCCCTCGAGGAGAACAGCACTCAACGCCAATGGCCAAGGCAACCCCATTTGCCCCACCACCGCAAAAGCAAAAAAGGCATTGATGCCCATGCCGGGGGCCAACGCAATCGGGTAATTTGCCCAAATCCCCATCAGCATGCTACCCACTGCCGCCGATACTGCGGTTGCAATCACTAACTCCCCCTGCAAATCCTGTGGTTGCGCTAAAAAAATAGCATTGGAAAGAATTTGCGCATTCACCGGCAGGATGTAGGCCATCGTTAGAAATGTTGTCAGTGCCGCCAGTGCCTCGGTAGGGAGTGAGGTGTGTGCTTGCTGCAAATTGAACCAATCCCTAAAGCGTAAGTACCCATGTCTCCTCAAGAGGTTGCTCCTTTGTGCAAGAGTTATTCAAGTTTATTTACACTGAAGCCCAGTATGAGTGAATTTGATAAGGTTTGGACTTGTCCCTAACAGAGAGATTCGCCACTTCTATGCTGGAGTACTCTTGAAATGGAGCCTTTTGGGGAAAGGTATAATATTTGGGGAAAGGTATAATATAGGGAGCAGGACATGGATGTGAGCGAGATTACATCACCTCTCTCAAGTTTGCGGTTAAATTATATCAACTGTGTATAAAAGCTAAAAATTGAGGGCATATTCAACTCAGCATCAGCAGCAACGAAGTTCTTCTAGTCAAGATATATTGATAGAGCAAAGGTTGGGGCAATAAAGGACAGGCCAATGATGAAAAAACTGGTGCGCTCACTGAAACGTCGCTATCCCCGTTCGGGGTATCGGCAGCGGGGGTTTACTCTGCCTTTGGTCTTGGGCATGGGACTGATCATGATTGTGGTTGCCCTAACCCTGCTCTCGCGATCGCAACTGGATGTGAGCACTGCTAGCTTGCAAAAACAAACTCAGCAGGCCTTTGCGGTGGCTGAAGGCGGTATGGCCCGTACCCTTGGCTTACTCAATGGCAACTACCAGATTCTGCTGCGCCGCACCTATAACCCCGCTAACAATACGAACTTTAATCCTGCCCGCCCCTACCTGATCAGTCGCGCAGCGGATGCAACAAAAGTGGGTCAGCCCAATACCACGGGTTTGAATGTTCCTGCTGTGAATGAATGGACAGCGGCGAGCCTTGGTTCTGATGCGCCCCCCTGCTTTACCCTCGATAACCTAAATACGATTGTCCTCAACGGCACAATTGGCACCCCTGTGCAGGGCAATTACCGTATTCTCTCCTATCTCTACGATGCGCCAACGCAAACAGGACACCTGTTGATCGAAGGTCGCTTGCCCAATAACTCGCCGGCGAATGCCTTCATCTTGCAAAAGATGGTGATTACGGATCGCAGCGTGCCCTCCAACTTCCCTGGCCTGCTGGCACAAAGCATTAACCTCGGCAACAATGATGTCTTTGGCACCGTCAACGGCAACGTGATCTGCACCAATCCTGCCAACTGTGTGGTTCCCCAAGCCCAGTGCCAAAATGGCCAGCCGACCCAACAGGGACTGCGCAGTGCCATCGGAGCGCTCAATAACGCGATTATTGAGGGGACGATCGCCATCAACAAGATTAACCTACCGCCTTTTCCTGAAGTGCCCGCTGCGGTGGGTGGTTCCGTGCTAGGGAGTGTTCCCCTGACTACGCTACCCAGTTGGTTGCCATCCAGTCAACGCGAAGACTTTGAGAAAGCCCTAGAACCAAGAGATGACTACTACAGTCAAGGTGCCTACGCCAACTTTCCGATTCGAGGACAAGGCCAAAATCCTCCCCAAGACTCACAGGACATTACAGGTAGAACAGCTGACCGAAACTTTCCCCGTTCAGGGGACTATCCCTACGTTGACCCCGATCCCAACATTCCCTTCTTTATTCCCGATCCCCTACGCCCCGGGGAGCGAATCGTCAATCCTAACAAAGTTTACTACGCCTATCGCATTCGCAACATTAACCTCAGTGGTAACGAGAGGGTGAGATTTGATACGACTAAATATGCCATTCGCCTCTACGTCAGTGGCAACATCTCCCTCAGTGGTAATGCAGGGATTGACAATACATGTTCCCCAGACTCTTCTACCTGCGGTACCGGCGCTAATATGGGACTTCCCTCGGGTGTCGGCACACCGGATCGTCTGCGGATCTATGGCAACCCCCCAGACCCAACCAATGCGATACCTGACCAAGAATTCACCCTTAGCGGTGGCTCCACAGTAGGAAGTGTCTTTGTTTATGCGCCTGATGCGAAGGTAGGCATCAATGGCGGCAGTCGCGAGCCAGATATCTTCGGTGCAGTTTGGGCAAAAACGTGGAATGGTTCTAGCTCCAACAATGCTGAAATCAGGGTGCCCGATCGCCTGCCTGAAGCCCTAGGGGGCAACTATACCAATGCTTCAATTGTGGTGGCACGCACCACGGAAGCCAGCAACTGGAACCGCTTAGCCCAGTACTAAACGCCGGAGGCGATGTTGATGACTCACCATAAACTCTGTTTCCACTGGCTGGTAAAGCAACGTTCCCAAGGCTTTACCCTTGCGGAGGTTTTGGCTTCTATTCTGGTGATTAGCCTCTTTACCATCGCTGCCATGCAGGCCATTGTGGTGGCCGCCTTTTTCCAAGCGGATGCCCGCAAATTTGCCGAGGCCAGTCACTGGATCCAAGATGATCTGGAAAATATCAAAATTGTTGCCTACGATCTCTGCCAAACCAAGTTTGCCCAACGCAAATTGGCCGCTTCTGCTCAAAGCACGGATACAACCCTCACGTTGGCGCTCATCGAACCCGGTGAAAGTGACTACGATCAAGCCATGCCCCCAGAGTATCGCACCGGGGGTGCCTGTCCAGTAACTTCACCCACGGATGGGTTTCGAGTGGGCGATCGCGTTCTCATTGGTTCGGACTCGGGCACACGCCGTATTGTCTCTATGTCAGCCAACACGATTACCTTGGACTCGCCAGTAGGGGGCTATCGGGGCGTGGGCACCCGCGTTTATGCCCGCTGTCGGATTCAGCCCAACGAAACGAACGGGATTGATGGGGGGTTTGGTGCCTACCTGCAAACGCTGATTCCGCCCTTGAACAGCAATAACAACAACCGTCCGATTGTCAATGACACTTTTACATTAACCCGTACGCCAACAACCCGCGCGGAAGCGCCCTTCCAAACCCTAGAACTGGCCTATTCTGTGCGCAATAGTAACAACCGCGTCGTTGCTCAACTATCAACCGAGGTGGTGCCCAATGCGTTTTTCCGCTGTCCGTGAGCAGGGCATGACCCTGATTGAAATCCTGATTGTCCTGACGGTGGCAGCGATTTTAGCGGTGGCTGTCACGCCGAGCTTTCTCTATTGGCTAGAAACGCAGCGGGTCAACCAAGCCCTTGAAAGCCTAGAGGGGGCACTGCGGGAAGCGCAACGGGAGGCAATGCGGCGCAACCAAACCTGTCGAGTGACGATTAACACAGGCACCAATCCTACTATCGCGGGGGATCCACCCCAATGTCTGCCCAATGGCTCCCGCCAACTGGAAAACGTGACCCTGCGTCGAGGAATAGGAACTGCCGCCGTACGGTTTGGCTTTCAGGGGCGCACCAGTAGTACAGGTACGATTGTGATTGCCTCCACAAGCCATCCGACCCTGCAGCGCTGTTTGGTGGTGTCTTTAGGATTGGGGATAATGCGTACGGGCAATTACCTCGCAACGGACACCACGGATGCAACTGCCGCTAACTGTCAAGCGCGCAATTAAGGAGCAGGGAGATGCAGGACTGGCGCAGAGGCAATCGCGGCTTTACATTGACGGAGTTACTGGTAGCGGCTGCCGTTGGCAGTATTGTTGTGGCCATGAGTGGTTGGGCAATGGTGGCTATCCTGCAAAACAATCGTCGTGTTGAAGAGCAGGCAATTACCCGCATGAACCTGAGCCGCGCCCTCGACTTTATCTCCGATGATATTCGCTCAGCCATTCGCATTTCAACAACGGCACCCTCCGATTGGACGATTCCAAGTGGTGGCTACCAATTGGTGATGTTTATGGAAAAACCAGCGGATAACCTCGAGGAGCAGGACAACGGCACTTTGGCCAGCACAACCCGTGTGGCCTATTACACCCGTCCCAAGACAAGCAATGTGGTGTGGCGAGGCCCGATGATTCTCTATCGCCAAAAAATTGGTGACTCTACCCCCAATGCGTTAATTGATGGCATTGCCAACACGAGTCCCAACTGCACCAATAACTTGCCGGGCGCGACGGATAGTGGCACCAACAAGGGTGGATTTCGAGTTTTTGTGCAGCACAACCGCAACGTTAAGCTCTGCATTGCCGGTTTGGTGGAGTCAACGGGTACGGTTTACCAAGCAGAAACCCTTGCCGCCGTGCGATCCGGATCTGCGACCCCTACTCCCTAGCGGCAGCAGCATTCCTTGAGAGGTACTTTTGGGAACACTGATAGCTTCTCCTCTTCACTCGGATAGAATAGGCTCAAAACGGTGAAAGTTCCTAGGGAACGGGATGACCTCCCCTTTACTTTACGTACCCCCTGTTTGACAAAAGGGTCATCGTTTTTCTATTGCGGCTGTTATAGGGATGCAACCATGATTTGGCTTTTTTATAGTCTGATGACTATTCTTGGCATTGGTCTGCATTTGTGGCGACAGCCTCACCAGCGTACACGGGCAGGGATCATCCATGTCAGCTTGCTGTACCTACTGGTTATTTTTGTGGGAATTGGGGGGGTGATGAGTGCGTTGGTGCATACGTTTGATGCTGCAGCGACGGCTCGCAAAATTGGCTGGTTACCGGGGAGTCCTTTCCAATTTGAGGTCGCAATGGCGAATCTGGCCTTTGGGATTCTTGGCCTGCTCTGTATTTGGCAACGAGGATTGTTTTGGTCAGCAACAGGGATTGGTTTCTCGGTCTATGTGTTGGGATGTGCCTATGGCCACTACCAACAGATGTTGCTGGGAAATTTTGCCCCCTACAATGCTGGCTGGGGGATTTGGCTTTACGATGTTGGCGTACCGTCGTTGATCTTGACATTGCTGTGGGGCCGCAGTCGCTGGAATGTGTCCCACCCTCATAGGAATGTGAGTAAATCCTAACACCAATCGCCCTCAGAGCTGGTGACCGAGTGATTTTCAACTTAACAGAACAGGCGCGATCGCAAGGGGGAGTGTAGGATAGGGAAGGCGTGATTGAAATCCTTTGGCTGCGTTGTCCCTATGCCTCGTCGTACCGATATTTCAAAAATTCTCATTATTGGTTCGGGTCCGATTGTCATTGGTCAAGCCTGTGAATTTGACTATTCGGGAACCCAAGCCTGTAAGGCGTTGCGCGAGGAAGGGTACGAGGTGATCCTGATTAACTCCAACCCCGCCACCATCATGACGGATCCTGAGACCGCTGATCGCACGTACATTGAACCCCTCATCCCGGAAATGGTGGAAAAAGTCATTGCCGCCGAACGCCCCGATGCCCTACTGCCCACAATGGGGGGACAAACGGCCCTGAACTTGGCGGTGGCTCTGTCAAAATCGGGGGTTCTCGATCGCTATGGGGTGGAACTGATTGGGGCTAAGTTGCCAGCCATTGAAATGGCCGAGGATCGCAAGCTCTTTAAGGAGGCAATGCAGCGCATTGGTGTGGGGGTGTGTCCCTCTGGCTTGGCCAATACCCTCGAAGAGGCGCGGGCGATCGCCCAAGAGATTGGGGTTTATCCCCTGATTATTCGCCCCGCCTTTACCCTAGGGGGCACTGGGGGCGGCATTGCCTACAACCAAGAGGAATTTGAAGAAATTGCCGCTGCCGGTCTCGATGCCAGTCCTGTCTCACAAATCCTTATTGAGCAATCCCTGATTGGCTGGAAAGAATACGAACTGGAAGTGATGCGGGACATGGCCGATAACGTGGTCATTATCTGCTCCATTGAGAACGTGGATCCCATGGGTATCCATACCGGCGACTCCATCACTGTCGCACCAGCGCAAACCCTGACGGATAAAGAGTATCAACGGCTGCGGGATGCTGCCATCAAAATCATTCGGGAAATTGGCGTAGAAACGGGCGGATCAAACATTCAGTTTGCCGTTAACCCGGAAACAGGGGAAGTGATCGTGATTGAAATGAATCCCCGCGTCTCCCGCTCCTCAGCACTCGCTTCTAAGGCAACTGGCTTTCCCATTGCCAAAATGGCGGCGAAATTGGCCGTGGGCTACACCCTGCCGGAAATCCCCAATGACATTACCAAGAAAACCCCCGCTAGCTTTGAACCCACGATTGACTACGTGGTCACCAAAATTCCCCGCTTTGCCTTTGAGAAGTTTCCCGGCTCGCAGCCGGTGCTGACCACCCAAATGAAGTCCGTCGGTGAAGCCATGGCCATTGGCCGCACATTCCAAGAGTCCCTGCAAAAAGCCCTGCGATCGCTGGAAACGGGACGCGCCGGCTGGGGGTGCGATCGCCCCGAAAAACTCCCCAGCCTTGAGCAACTGCGGGGGAAACTGCGCACACCCAATCCCGATCGCATCTTTGCCATTCGCCACGCCTTCCTTTTGGGGATGACCGTTGAGGAGATTTACGAACTGACGGCCATTGATCCGTGGTTCCTGCGGCAGATGCAGGGACTCCTAGAAACGGAAAAATTCCTCAAGCGCAGCAAACTAGAGCAACTCACCGCTGATGATCTCTGGCGGGTCAAGCAGCAGGGCTTTAGTGATGCCCAAATTGCCTACGCCACCAAAACCACCGATGATCAGGTGCGTGCCTATCGCCAATCCCTCGGTGTTGTTCCCGTCTATAAAACCGTGGACACCTGTGCCGCCGAGTTTGAGGCCTACACCCCCTACTACTACTCCACCTATGAGCGGCCGGTGGAACAGATTAACCCGGAGACGGGTGAGGTTGAACCCCTGCCGCCGCAATCGGAAGTGCTGCCCCCCCGCAAGCCGCGGGTAATGATTCTTGGCTCTGGCCCCAACCGCATTGGTCAAGGGATTGAATTTGATTACTGCTGCTGCCATGCTTCCTACGCGCTGCGGGCGGATGACTATGAAACAATCATGGTCAACTCCAACCCTGAAACGGTTTCTACGGATTACGACACCAGCGATCGCCTCTACTTTGAACCCCTGACGAAGGAAGATGTCCTCAACATTATTGAGGTGGAGCGCCCCATCGGCATTATTATTCAGTTTGGCGGTCAAACCCCCCTGAAACTCGCCTTACCCCTCCAGCAGTACCTCGAAACCCATGGCGATCGCCTCGGAACGCAAATCTGGGGTACCTCGCCCGACTCCATTGATATTGCCGAAGACCGCGAACGCTTCGAGAAAATCTTGCGGGAGCTGAATATCCCCCAACCCCCCAATGGCACCGCTCGCAGTTATGCCGAAGCCCTGAGTATTGCCCAGTGCATTAGCTACCCCGTAGTGGTGCGCCCCAGTTATGTGCTCGGCGGTCGCGCCATGGAAATTATCTATTCTGATGCCGAATTGGAGCGCTATATGAACGAAGCCGTTCAGGTGGAGCCAGAGCGACCGATTCTCATTGATAAGTATCTGGAAAACGCCATTGAAGTGGATGTGGATGCCATTGCTGATGCCAGCGGTACCGTGGTGATTGGCGGGATTATGGAACACATCGAACAAGCCGGGATTCACTCTGGGGATTCTGCCTGTAGCTTGCCCACCCAATCCCTTTCTCCTACCGTGTTGGAGACCATTCGCAGGTGGAGTATTGCCCTCGCCAAGGCCCTCAAAGTGGTGGGGCTGATGAACCTACAACTGGCAGTACAAGGGGAGCAGGTCTATATTTTGGAGGCCAACCCGCGGGCATCCCGTACGGTGCCCTTTGTCTCCAAGGCGATTGGCATTCCCCTTGCTAAAATGGCTGCCCGCCTGATGTCAGGCAAAACGCTTGCAGAACTCAATTTCCTCGATGAGAAGATTCCCAACCATGTCGCTGTTAAGGAAGCGGTTCTGCCCTTTGAAAAATTTGCCGGTACCGATACGGTGCTAGGACCTGAGATGCGCTCCACCGGTGAGGCGATGGGGATTGACATGACCTTTGGTGCTGCCTATGCCAAGTCTCAACTGGCGGCCAATCAAAGGTTACCTTTGAAAGGAACCGTTTTTGTATCGATGAGCGATCGCGACAAGGCAGCGATTGTGCCCGTGGTGCAGGAGTTGCAGTCCCTCGGCTTTCGGATTATTGCCACCGAAGGAACCCGCAATGCTCTGCTTGAGGCGGGTCTGAGTAATATTGAACTCATCCTCAAGCTTCATGAAGGGCGTCCCCATGTCCTCGATGCGATTAAAAATGAGCAGATTCACCTGATTCTGAATACGCCTTCGGGTCAGGAAGCCCGTACCGATGCCCAATTGATTCGTCGCACCGCCCTTGCCTACAAGATTCCGATTGTGACGACAATCGCCGGTGCCAAGGCGACGGCTGCCGCCATTAAAACCCTGCAAACCTCAACCCTCGGGGTACGGGCACTTCAGGACTACCATCGGGCGGAATGCTAAACATTGGTTTTGGCAACTATGTCTCGCCGCAGCGACTGCTGGCGATCGTCAGCCCCGACTCTGCCCCGATTAAACGCCTGATTCTCGAAGCACGGCAGCATCATCACCTCATTGATGCCACCCACGGCCGGCGGACTCGTGCCGTACTGGTCTTGGATGGGGAGATTGTCGTTCTCTCGGCGCTGCATCCTGAAACGTTGGTGGCGCGACTCAACCCACCCCCCTAGACGTCTCCAAAACATCAAAAAATAATCGTCACCCGCAGTGAGTCGGTGTAGAGGCCGGGGGCAACCCACTGCTGGGCAGGAATGCGACCGTAGATCGTCAGTGTATTGAGGACATTGTTGCCGGGAATAAACGGTCCCCGTTGCTGTGTGCCCCCAGTGCCATCGCCCCAAATGATACTGCGATTAGCATCGAGGTAGAGGTTATAGTTCAGGCGATCGCTCCCACTGCTCATTTGTCGCGGCGTAAAACTATTGCTGCCCCCTTGGCTTAGTTGAACCGTTACGGGGCGGTTGTTAAAGCGACCAGCCCCACCCCCCACACAGACAAATTGGACTTGACCAGTGGTATCCAGAGGAATGGGCGAAAAAGGATCATAGCTCCCAAAGTTCAAACCGGTCACACTTTGAAACTGACAACCCGTCCCCTGCGCCTGGGCGGCTGCCCAATACCCAAGGCAACTGAGGCCAGTGATGCATCCTATCGTGGCGAGTCGGGCAACGAACATGAAACTTCCCCTACGTCAGTAAAGAGATCGTCACTGGGTGGCAGTGTCAGTTGGAACGTACAGCGCAGTTGCTCGTAGGTCACTTCAGCAGTGTAGGTTCCTGCTTCTAGGGTATCAAAGTAAAATTCTCCCCTTGGCGAGAGGGGCGATAGGATTTTTTCCTTGTTGCGTTCTAGGGTGAGTTGTCCCAAATTGGGAATGATCCGCTCACTGCCCCGCAAAATCACCACTCGTCCGACATAGTTGCGACTGGGGCGGACATCAAAGCGGGCGATCGCTCCCCCACGAAAAGGCGGTGCAATCAGTAGCTCGGTGCGGCCAATGGCAAAATCAATGGGAATATCCTGATCCTCAATCCGCAAGGCATTGCCGTAGTAGGGCAGCAAGTCTGGAATCAAAATTTTACCGCGACGATTCGTGCGACCAATTTCTTGATTACTTAAGTAGGTGCGCACACCCCCCACATTGGGCACATCCACCAAGACAAAACTCCCCTGCACCGGTCGCGTGGCAAAAACTTCACCGCCAATTGTGACGAATCCCCCTTCCACCACCACTTGCGCCTGTCCTGTATCCCCTGCCTGCGCGTAGCCAATTTGGTAGCGGCTCCAAGGGGCATTGTAAGAAAATGTGCCACTGACAAAGGCCTGCTCATTGGCCTGAAGCACCTGTCCCTGATAGCCATAGCCGACGCCCGCTGGGAGCGATCGCGAGACGTTGAGGAAAGGAACCCCCTGATTTCCCTGTTGCAGCCAGCCGGTGTTAAGTGTCACCGCATTGTTCAGAAAGTAGTTAAACGTAACACTGATTTGGTTCACTGGCTGATCACTGCCAGAGAGGAAGCGCGAACCTTGCAGGTATAGACTGAGATTGCGGCGGAGTTGCACTTGAGCGAGAATCGTTGCCTGTTGCCGCACCCCTTGATCGCGGGGATTGGTAAAAAAGTACTGACCACTGATTGTTAGCCGCGACCCCAGACTGAGGGTAGCATTGGCAAAGCCCTCTAACTGCGGGCGATCGTCCCCCAAACCCAAGCCAGTATTGACATAGTTGCCACTGAGCAGGCGCACCCCACCACCAAAGGCCAGCCGCCGCCCCGGATAGTTGTAGCCAACAGCAACCCCACTCCCCAATTTTCCCTCAGTGGTACTCACCGCCGCCGCCACATCCAGCGTGCCAATGGGAATCGCCGTACTCAGGTTCAAGCCCGCATTCAAAAGATCGCCATTGCCTTCCAGACGTGCCCCCAGGGTCAAGTTATTCAAAATGCCCTGCCGATAGGCCGCCAAAAATTGCCCCTGATCTCCGTAGCTGAAATTCTCCGTGCCAAAATTTTCCCGCTCGGCACCGGCAGCCACAATAAACTCCGATAGTCCGGGGCGCAATAACGTAAACGACTGGACAAAATTACGGCTAAAGACCTGTTGATTGCCCTCAGCATCCTTTATCACAATTCGCAAGCGATTAAAGCCCCCAAAGGCGGGCAAATTTTTGAGAATAAACGGCCCCGGCGGTAACGTCACCTGCCGAATCAGCAAGTTATTCAGGTAAATTTCTGCGCTGCTGGGGGTGGTTACCTCACCCCGAAAGTCAAAGGCGGGTTGGCGAATCAGGTAAGGGCTAAGGCCAAAGTTGCGTTCCCAAACAATGCCCCCCCAAAGGCCACCCCCGCCCAACAGGTCACTGCTGATAAACGCATCCCCTAGGGTCAAAGTCGTGAGATGGCGCCGATGATCCAATCTAAAAGCGGTGAGTCCCCGTTGCAGGTTGCCATCGGCAGTCAACCCCAGCGTTGAGGTAAGGGCATTGCCACCAAAGCTAATCGCCACTTCACTGGCAGCCGTCAGTTGTTCAAAGTTATTCCAAAAAACGCCATAGTTCAGGTAGGCACTTAAGGGTTGGCTATAGCGAATCCCCGGCGGTTCATTACTCGGGTTAAAGTCAATGACCGTTTGTGGCAGTTGGGCTGCTCCCACCTGTAACCGTAGCACTAAGTTGGCATCATCCCGCTGGAATGTCATCTGCGGTGCCAACGACTGCAAGGAGACGTGCTCAATGCCTTGGATGATTTCGCGGCGACCGCCAATCTCCCTCAGACCGGCATTCACTAGATCCTGCAAAGGGATGAGCACATCGTCGCCACGCACCAAAACAATCACATCCCCCTTGGTAACGCGATTCACCTCAAGGGTATAAATGGCAGAGACTTCTGCTTGGGCAGAGACTGGAGCAGCCATCAGGAGGCTACTAAGCGCAAACGCCGTTGGGAGTAGAAATTTCAGTTGTAAGGGAGGGGTTGGTGCCCACAGACTGTAATTTGACTTGGCGCACTTGGGCACAGTTGGTTTGTGGTAGAGGAATATTCCTAAAGGGGCGATCGCGATCGGCCAACACATACACCGACTCCAGCATTCGCTCGAACACCACTGTTCCCTGCTCATTCAGCCCCTGAACAGTGATACCAAGGGTTTGAATGTGGACATTGCCTTTATTGCGCAGGACAAA includes:
- a CDS encoding DUF6790 family protein, whose protein sequence is MIWLFYSLMTILGIGLHLWRQPHQRTRAGIIHVSLLYLLVIFVGIGGVMSALVHTFDAAATARKIGWLPGSPFQFEVAMANLAFGILGLLCIWQRGLFWSATGIGFSVYVLGCAYGHYQQMLLGNFAPYNAGWGIWLYDVGVPSLILTLLWGRSRWNVSHPHRNVSKS
- a CDS encoding adenine phosphoribosyltransferase, with protein sequence MDLKSLIRDVPDFPKPGILFRDLTTLLQNQAGLRYVIDQLVEKHANDGIDYVAGIESRGFIFGAPLAYRLGAGFIPLRKPGKLCAPVYAVEYELEYGRDRLEMHQDAIEPGRRVLIVDDLIATGGTAAAAAGLIQKAQAELHGFAFIVELTDLGGRHKLPNVPITTLVTY
- a CDS encoding type II secretion system protein J gives rise to the protein MQDWRRGNRGFTLTELLVAAAVGSIVVAMSGWAMVAILQNNRRVEEQAITRMNLSRALDFISDDIRSAIRISTTAPSDWTIPSGGYQLVMFMEKPADNLEEQDNGTLASTTRVAYYTRPKTSNVVWRGPMILYRQKIGDSTPNALIDGIANTSPNCTNNLPGATDSGTNKGGFRVFVQHNRNVKLCIAGLVESTGTVYQAETLAAVRSGSATPTP
- a CDS encoding NCS2 family permease produces the protein MQQAHTSLPTEALAALTTFLTMAYILPVNAQILSNAIFLAQPQDLQGELVIATAVSAAVGSMLMGIWANYPIALAPGMGINAFFAFAVVGQMGLPWPLALSAVLLEGIVFVLLTLTGVRSLIVNMIPMSLKVAIAAGVGLFIAYIGLSNAGIIIADAATKTKLTTFDTWPPILAALGILLTAFLCAKGVRGAIFWGVMMTALAAWLVGATPWPTGLIQWPQWPSHLFGQALVGFGQLQPQQLGSFLLVTLVLLFTDMFDTVGTLSAVGVQAGFLNQQGHFPRALGAFMADAVGTIVGALFGTSTVTTYIESAAGIAVGGRTGLTALMVGGLFLLSLLFLPITTAIPSFATAPALVLVGVFMARSLPDIPWSDLTEAIPAFLVVLVMPLSYSISEGLAVGFISYPIVKWAAGKGREVHPALWGLAVIFIAHYFWR
- a CDS encoding GspH/FimT family pseudopilin, whose translation is MRFSAVREQGMTLIEILIVLTVAAILAVAVTPSFLYWLETQRVNQALESLEGALREAQREAMRRNQTCRVTINTGTNPTIAGDPPQCLPNGSRQLENVTLRRGIGTAAVRFGFQGRTSSTGTIVIASTSHPTLQRCLVVSLGLGIMRTGNYLATDTTDATAANCQARN
- a CDS encoding prepilin-type N-terminal cleavage/methylation domain-containing protein, giving the protein MTHHKLCFHWLVKQRSQGFTLAEVLASILVISLFTIAAMQAIVVAAFFQADARKFAEASHWIQDDLENIKIVAYDLCQTKFAQRKLAASAQSTDTTLTLALIEPGESDYDQAMPPEYRTGGACPVTSPTDGFRVGDRVLIGSDSGTRRIVSMSANTITLDSPVGGYRGVGTRVYARCRIQPNETNGIDGGFGAYLQTLIPPLNSNNNNRPIVNDTFTLTRTPTTRAEAPFQTLELAYSVRNSNNRVVAQLSTEVVPNAFFRCP